The genomic stretch TTATGCCCGGTTTCATAAGAGGTGTGTGAAGATCAAGTTTAACTTTCGTCTCATTGTGATAGTAGTTAGCAATTATGAACTCGTATATGAAACATGGTGGTCACATATTCTTGCCTCTTGCCAATAAGTGACTTGTTACTTCTTGCTAAGTTAAACTCTCTTCTATACAATTGGTAGATGCAAGTATGCAATCGAATCATGCTCATCATTTTCTAACTAATATATTTCATGTGCTGCCAGTTGGGTACTATTATTTCTTCTCAAGTCAGGTTCTTAGGAGCGTTGTCTATGGAGACCAGCCAAGAAATAGGTAAGTAGAGTTACATACGGCAGAAATGAAAGATGTCTGATTTTGCACGGTGTTAGCGTTAATGAGGACCATAATTTACAGGTTGGATCTGTACATACCCAGAGATCGCAGTAAAGCCAATCCAGTTGTGGCATTTGTAACCGGTGGAGCTTGGATCATAGGGTCAGTGAATTTTTACTCAAGAAGTCATTCCTTGTGACTTATGTTGTTGACTTCATGCTTCTGTTTAGTTACAAAGCGTGGGGTGCTCTTCTTGGAAGGCGGTTAGCAGAACGGGGAATAATAGTCGCTTGCATTGATTACAGGTGCTTGCCTTTTGATGgcatttctatttattttttcccaTGACTTCTCGATGAGTGAGTATTGATCTACCTTTACTTGCTTGATGAAATATTTAAACATGGACTGCAGAAATTTCCCTCAAGGAACAATAAGTGACATGGTCAGTGATGCTACTGAGGGAATTGCATTTATTTGTGACAGTGTTGCTAGCTATGGAGGAGATCCTAATCAGTAAGCGATCCTTCTTTATATAATTATTATATGACAGTACCCTACGCATGGATGGACTGCATAAACATCACATAGACCGCTGTTTTTCGATCTTCTTGAATGACTTTGCACTGCACGTCAAAGTCTGAACCTTTTGGGCAGTGATTCTATTCGAAGTCCATGCTATGTTGATCTACAGCACTGTTGTCTGGACAACTTGGATGTTTGAAATTTGTTTTCTGGTTATTTATTGAGATAAGCGCATTACGTACCATTTGTGGATGCAGCATTGTAGAAACACATCTGCCTTTCCTAATGCAAAACCTACGATACGCATGATAGAAATTTACGGGGCGGTCTTCCTGAGAAATATGTTATTATGTCTTCAAAATAAGGATGGACAAATCTAACTGGTAAAGAGTTGGCTCTGCTCAGAAGCTCTAATTTGGTTATGCATGGTGATCAGTACAGTTTGCTGATATCATGGATGTGCTACTCATATTTGTACTGATTGCTGAGGTGTACTCTGCACTTCTGTTTACTACTGGTGGTTCTCCTTACTGTGTTTGGTTAAGTGCTGATAGTGTAACTCCCATGCAGTATAGTTTACGAACTTTACAGCCTTTCTTCTGTTTTTACTGGATTTCAGTTCATCTCTTTGAGACCTGCAACTGCTCTGCTTTGTATCTTGTCTTTAAGCTTTATAGGTTTAGGGACACTAATAAGCTTATTTACCACCAACCTGCAGGATCTACTTGATGGGTCAATCAGCAGGAGCACATATCTCGGCATGTGCTCTCTTGGAACAAGCAGTTAAAGAATCAAAAGGAGAAGAAATCTCTTGGAGTGTTACTCAAATAAAAGCATATTTTGGTTTATCTGGAGGGTGAGCTCTTAAATGCATCAGCATCAATTTTTCATTATAGGTCTGTATGTCGAGTGTTCATAATCAACTATTGTATTGCTAACTTCGGCTCAAGACTACTACCACTAATACATGACTATATGCACGCACTATCTGACACATTCACCAAATTTGCTACTACCTCCGAGGCATATCAGTTGTTGCTGATGTAGTCcttgtactaaatcagcgacaactaatatggatcagagCGAGCATTATAATATGACACTTAAGGAGAGGCCAAAGTCACCTATGTGGATGCGGTGAAGATCCTTTCTGTTGACAACTGTTTAGGTTAGATGATACTTGACTTACGAACACTTGGTATGAGATTGGGGCTCCATTTCTCCCTTTTTGTGTGTTTTTCTTCAAAACATACTTATCTCATCAAGATTTTTTCGTGGTAACTAAGAGAACATGTGGTCACCTTACTAATTCCTAATTAACTGGTTTTCATCTGATTTTGATTTCACATGTAGTATATAGAAATATGTACAGTGAGAGATACAATGATGCAGGAACTACTCTGTTTCAGATGACCTGAGATACATACCCAGTGATACGGATCGTCCATGACATATATGCTCATTTATTGTTGCAGATACAACATGGAAAATTTGGTTGATCATTTTCATGAACGTGGTCTTTATCGTTCAATTTTTCTCAGGTAATAATACGTTTGAACACATACCTAGAAGTGTTGTTCCTACTTTCCTTTAGGAAGACTCACATATAAGTACTAAATAAATTATGAATCGTTATTTCAGCATAATGGAGGGAAGGAGATCATTGTCACATTTCTCTCCGGAAATTGTCACGAAGAAATTAAATCCTGAAGCAATAGCTCTGCTTCCTCAGTTTGTACTTTTTCATGGAACAGGAGATTACTCTATACCATATTCTGCTAGGTTTGACTAATAACTTTCTGAAGAAGCTTATTTTGGATGCACTGTTTTACAGCATAAATGTCCTTTAGTGTtccttttttttccaaaaaagagagcatcaaactaAAATTTATCATGCACAAAAAGTTGAAGTAATGAACAGTTTGTTCTAAATTAGTATTTGCACATTTGAAATAATACTCTCTCCGTCTCAAAATATGTCACCCTTAAATTTCGCTGGTCAACGACTTACAACTTTGACTATGATTTGCACTTATAATATGTCCACAAAATTTATATAAATATATGAGAAATGAAAATAATTTCAAGACGAATGCAACGATACCTTTTATACATTCTCAGTCCATATATTTTAGTATATATTAGTGATCAAAGTTGTGCATCAAAGACCGCATGAAAAAATatgtgccttatattttgggatggagggagtatagtgTAATCAGTATTATAATCCAGAATGTGGTTTCACTATTTTGTAAAAAAACTTATTTGTAGTGCTTACCACCATTTTTAATCACACTGTTTCGGTTCAATTTAATCCTTTATTGTTCCGTTATTTGAGCTGCCAAACCTACTTTATGTGTAGTGAAGCTTATGTGGATGCCCTTAAAAAGGCTGGCGCTAAAGCTAAGTTGCAATTGTACAAAGGAAAAACACATACTGATGTATTTGTGCAGGTAAGTTATCCTGACTATCCATTATACCTTGATGTTCTATACTACAAAGAGGGTAAACATAATATATTACTCTCTCCGATCCAAATTACTTGTAGATTCAATGAACATAGAGAGATTTTAGGCAATATTTTTCCTAAATCTGCAACAATTAATTTCGATCCAAGGGAGTACCAGTTTTAAGTATTTTTAAACTGGATTCTGATAGGGTGCAGATAATTAGCGCACTGGAAATTATTTGTTCTCTAGAGTTGGAAATGAACtttgcatgtttttttttttggttatcTAAAGCCAACTATATCTAAAATACACAGAAAATAAGATCATTTTGTGTGAAGTCGTTACTTTATTTTCCATTGTAGGATCCACTTAGGGGTGGCAAAGACCCACTGGTGGAAGACGTCGTTTCTATCATCCATGCTGATAATCCAAATGCATGCGAGAAGTACGATTCGTCACCTATACCTGAGCGCCTGGTGTCTGAGTGGCAAATACAGTTAGCCCGTCAAATTAGCCCATTTTGAACAGGTTTGGTTCTCTATATAGCAGGGTTCAAATAGCCATTTGGTCGAGTTTTGGTTCTTCAGTTTGTTTTCAGTATAATGTACTAATGGGATATTATTTGTGTTATGCATGCCGGCAGGTTATTTTTTCAAGCCGTTTCATGTATCCCCTAGAACGCAAGCATCTGGGTTCTTGTGTTCCCAACTTTCATTATGATGATGGGTTCCAGGAGAGATTATAGTTTGATTTAGCAAGCACCTTTCACAGCATGTTAGCAGGGAAGAAACTATAGGTTTTAGGTAAATATCATAGCAGACTTTGTGAATATATATTCATATGCTACTGAGTTTGTATAAGTATACCCATACACTTAAAATATCTCAGAAAAAAATCATTGAAATTTAGATTTGTTGCTCCCAGTTACTATCATTCCACAATATGTGTCATAATTAGGAGGCACAAACTGATATCTGGTCCAATCGTCACATACATGACTCCATTTTATCAGATATTAGTTATTTCTTGCTTTTAGGTTTACGTGGTACATGACTCCATTTTATCAGATATTAGTTATTTCTTGCTTTTAGGTTTACGTGGTGAACTAGAAATTAAACTCAAGATTGTTCTATTCCGGCAAAAAAAAATGTTCTAGATTAATCAGGTGCCGATGAGCGTGGGTGTGGGCAGTTGCcaagtttctagtttcagcacttCCCATACTAGTTGCCGCGTTGTGTTCTCGTGCTCGCTCGTTCAAAAGCTAACTGAAGGTGAAAAACGAAGAACGCACATATTCACAATCTACCTTAATCGTGATCATGTTCCGCCCAACCTCCACTTCCTCCTCCAGATCGATCCACGGATAGCCTCAGAGTAATAACATTCTCACAATCCAAACGACAAGTTACAAAATGTAGAAGAAACTATGGAGTACTACTACACACCTTGCTATATGCAATTGACATCCATGCGTTGAGATATATTCATGGCATCCGCGTCCAAACTTCAATCCATTCATTTCATGAATTTGTTGAACTTTGCACCTCGGACGATAAGCAGTCGTGCACCTAATGATCACTGCATGAGCCTTGCTACGAAGATCCTTCAGGCCGATTATCGTACAGTTCGATAAAGCTAACATGCTGCATATCCATGTGTAAATGTCTTTTAAGGAAGATATGTTTTATTGTTGTCCCTTGGTTGCATCATTTCACTAGCACTGAGAAAGATGCTTACGTTCTAAACTGGCTTTCGGCCATATGTCCATTCACCGTGAGAACTGATGACTACTACTAACTTAATCCGATCCGAAAAAAAGAGGTGTGCTTATTGAAGTCGATGGAGGCCCGCCAGAAAGAAAAACTGTGGACATCTATTCTATGACATTTGGCCAAATCTttgtactccctccaattcataatAAGTGTCATTAATTTTAGTAGAATATTATACTAAATCAGAGAAACTTGATACGGATCGGGGAACTACTACTTTTTAATCAGGTTTTAGGAAGCTAGTGCAACCCAAGCGGCCTCTATGTGCTTGTCCTTGCTCGTTTGCTCTATCAAGAAATGCAATGTATTGTCATGTTCGTATAGAGTGGAATACATTCAAATGACTGATAATTTATAACAACAAATTGTATTTGGTACTGCTTAGATAATAAATCCAAAATAACTCAAGTTATCAGGAAAACACTTGCAATGATGGGGTCACTTGCTTTTTGCCCGTGAGTGGACATGGCTCTTCCATTGATGGGTCATCGGCCTGTCACTACAAGTGGACTTCCTTTGAAATAGGCTGCCTACTGTTTGTTATAAAAGCGTCACACAAATAACGAAAAACGATAAaggaaaacgcagcggagacacgagatttaacgtgaAAAACCTCTTTCAACACGGAAGAGGAAAAAACCACGGACGCCAgccaacaaaacttcactatattggagagtgtttacaaacgccgtgggatatcttataatctgataaaccctagccggcggcttacaattcgtatttatagacgatggcaacgatccgtaccgcgggggggCGGCGCCCCTCACCCCCCTTCGTAGGCGTCCCTGCATGCCACTTCATATGAGCTAACTTCACACTCGGCTACGCTTCAGCCCAAACCTACCGGCGACAGGCCTCgccccgctcgtcagaagttagcctccctttagaatgaatttggatcacaatacaacactgTTAATGATGGGGTTAATGGCCTGTTAAAGTACCAGATCTGAGGTTGTGTCATAGTATCAGGTTTAGGCATAGGTTTGCATGTCTTTGACTTTTGGAATAATATGTTCAATTTTTTAACTAGCCCCTGGATTAAAAAAGTCTACTTCTTTTGTTTGGCTCTGCGAGAACTGCATATTTCGAGTGAGTCGGTGAGACGCCAAGTTACTGGTGTAACATAACATGACTATTTGGGTAAGTGAGCAAAACTACAACTTAGCTATCTGGGATGCCCCTCCACGTCGAGATTAGGTTCGATTCGAATCAGCAGGTGCTACACACGACGTCCGCGGTGGAGGTGTCAAGTCATGTCTGGCCGACGGTGGCTATGCACGACATCTCATGAGGAGGCGTCAATGCATTTGCCTAATCCTAGCAGGTGCTACCCAAGACCTCTCTTTTGGCGACTTCAAGTCATGTTGGTTGACCAAAGGTGGTACGCCAACAACTGCAGGCGTGGCACTATGGGACACCATCGACTTCTAGTTACTCCTCTAGTGGCATCTGGTTAGTGAGGAGTTGCTAGCTGGATAAGTGATGACGGCGTTGGGACTCTAGAGCAGAGTGTTGTAATCAACGAAGAAGTTTCCCCACAAGGATGACTTGGGGGTttctatcgaactctcggggatcaACTAAGAGTTATATattttcctcttcttctagcTTGTGACCCCAACTtcaccatgtggttgtcaagcacaagatttcgtattagtaatagtaaataaaatattgTAATGAAAGTAAAGTAAATTAAATAAACAAAGCAAACTAAGTAAATGCAGTAGAGAGATTGTTGTTTTTGTGTTTTGTGTGTAATTAAGTAAActaagtatttttgtattttcggattaaaatattgttgcaaatagaaagtaagataaatgcaatgttgaggtgtttcttatgattaaaattagaccggggttcatgggttccctTGTCTACTATCTCATTACATTTGTAGTGGAtaatagcaattcatcaatgatatAATATTGTGAAACTtcatatgtgtttgataagcattcatatgggcatcacgtcctaacatagcgatgatgcaacacatctcccttacactccacaagaaagagaaaactccaagcaatcttgtaCTAAGAATTAACAGaccatagccataagtactttgacatgatgtttgaatatcaaatatgctaccttgagcaaacaagatcatcacttttgtcacgtgatgaacatagcacatgcattcactttgtcTCTAATGAGGTAGAAAAGGAAAAGGCAAAactataatagatcatgaatttgttgtcactatttaatcactaaaaccatgctactccatctaatgcaCACGTCTCCGCAcatatgttcttgcatacaagttggatcagaaccaatacttaagaacatggtacataatatgcatctaccaatacatcttacacataatagattccaatctcatatCACAGTATCATAGAATAaacatccaccacataggaattacatatatgaccattatcacgttggacagctcatatggtactaagatctatgaagaacaagagagaaatagatcaagctactgccacaaacccatcatatagaggtggactactccccttcATTATGGTGTTGATGTGGAatatgttggagaaggtggagatccctacgGTGGCGGCTCtggtggagtttccccctccaatcttccctGCATCAGCCTGTGTTTTCGTGTTTCGGTGTTTCTGTGGTTGTCCCCTCGAGGAAACcctggggtcatatatatagaggtttttaggtcaaacgaaGTCGGTTGGCGCACGATTGAAGGAATTGGACGATCGACGACAAAAAGAGAGGTGGTAGCGCGCCCCCTTGATGGGCTCGCCACCATGTCTCTTTAGGGCCTCAAGCCCTTCCTCGCGAGGTCCAGGTGCTCCAGCTAATTCTCGCGATGAAATATTGATGTCCccgaaatcctagctcaattgACTCCGTATGGGTCCCTGAAAGTGGAAAATGCGTAAAAcatggttttcctgttctgcagagtaaTAACCTAAATAAAGAGGATCATTGGTATATacccataaatcaatataaaacatgaaaaatcatATATAttccaaatatgtgggaatatgtgttaataaagtgcagaattcatgtatgcattttacatgcatcatgaTGATAGAAGCAAAACATCGAGATTGCACACTTCGGTGGAAACAATTGATTACGATCTGGCAATGTCGATGTGCGCCTGCATCGTGCCCTTGTTGATGGTGGTGGCTACAAGTTTGCTTTGGGGATGAATATCCTGAGATCGGCCTAGAGTTGGACTCATCGTCATTGGCGCACGTTGCAGCAATTCCTTCTTGAAGGCTTTACCTAAGAGTTGTGTATTTTACTTTACTCTTTTTTCTTTTAACATAGGATTAGTGGTAGTTTGGTGGAGGTATTTGTCGCGAGGCATGAGGCCTCGGCCTTGTTTTTTTTCTGTTATGTATGGCTACTTTTGTTGGGTTTGTGTGGCTTTTATTAATAAAGGTTGTATACATTAATCGATGCAGAGGCCGGTGATATCCTCCTTTTCAAAAAATAATTGAAATCACAATACTCATGCGCGAGAGTAGAAGACATGATTCGGAGAAAAACTCTAGTTGAAACTTCATACAATTTGGAATGTTTCGCATAAGCTTGAGAGTGGTGTACTCTAGAAGTCTCGGTCAAGTTATTTGTTAGATTATTTCAGTCACTACCAACTTCTTAAGATATTTAACCATATTATATGAATGCAATGATGTTGCGTTTGCTTAGGTTTCTAGTGAAACCCATTTTAACATGAGATTTTCATAAACATCCCAAACTAAATAAAAAAAGTTTTATGATAAAACATAATTTTACTTTATAAttaaatttcttaaataaaatttataGAAATGTGTGATAAATATGATCATACTTACATTATTAATCCTGCTAATTATACTTCAAAAAAATATTCAATATATTATTTTGAATAATGTATGTCAAATAAACAACATACCTTTAACAAAGAGAGATGTTATGAAAAGTAAAAAAGTTCAGTATACAAGAGTGTTTTAGTGAGCACAAAGTTGGAAATTGTACTGATGTTCCTAAtcgggttttttttttctcttagtGTCGCCATCAATTGCGTACATTGTCATGTTATATAGGTTatttacttgcaatacttgtattAATTTAGTGAGTAAGATGTGTTACTGCACATGAACATATGCTCAAATGTGTTTTGCCTTGATGAATAGTCTTTGTTTCTTCAATTAACTGATTTAAACCGCTCGTTTGCATTAATTTTCTCGTGGTCTATAAATACAATGCTAATAGGCTTATCATGACCAGTGGGACAATTGATTTCTCTCATGGCGGTCTAGGGCATGGAAAAGTTGGCCAAGTGAAGTAGCCAATCAATCGTAGAGCCATGAAAAATTTGACAAATAAATACCTATGACCAAGTCATCTTATTCCGCGGCAATGCCTTCAATCTCGTAAGTCCACTAGGACCATATTTTCACCGATGATATCAAGTAGTACAACCAATCAATACGAGAGGAATGACACAAATAAACACCTTAACAAGGTTACAGTGTAAATATGACGTGTTTTGGCCTACCAGTAACACGGATTTTCACCCTATGACATAGAATGGTGTTCGAGTCACCATCCTGATAGTGGATCTTCTCAGAGATGTGCTACCCCAGTAATCCACAAGAAATTGACATGGCCAAATCAGGCGAGCACTAAAACTTGTCACGATGGCGTACTAACCATTCTGACATCAAGGATCAAGCTCGATTGATACTGATGCAGCTTTGGAGAGGAGTCTCCACTCATAGAAGAAGTGGAGGGGGTGACACCAGAAGTGGCGTCGAGCTTCTTTGATCCACATGTATTTGTGAGCACGCTATTGATGTGCCCGCAAATAAAAGTAATCCCTCTGGCTCTGACTATAAAAGAATAGATATCGAAGATTGATCTAAATATAAATGTATCTATACATAAAAGAGTCTCATGTACTACATTTGTCCATAAAAAAGGTATCACCATCAGAGCCACTGAGACATCCCTTCAAATGGAAGGGTCCGCCGTTAGCGGCAAATAATAGATGTGATGTATCCGAAAGAACCATCGCTATTGCAGGACTACCCCATCACCATTCACCAACAGGGCTGCCCCATCACCCCTACCCTTCTTGGGTGGCCGGGCCAGGCTCTGGCCAGCCACCAGGGCGCGTAATTGGAGGGTCCCCGCTCAGGGCAGAGCTTGATCGCAATGTTAGGAGGGGACCAGACCATGTTGAAGGGGCCATCTAATATGGAGATTATTCAAAACCACATCGTTCTGGCTTAGATATTGACTAATTGACTAATATTGACACTCCATCCCAATACATGTGGCGTCCTTTTTTTTTTTCGTGTTTTCAGTTTGACCACTAAGTTGACCAATAATATACGTGTTACTTGTTATAAATAGTATGTATCACTAGAAATATTACTTAATATGAATTTAACTGTAGTGCTTTTATGACATAATTCATATTTAGATGATCAAATTGATGATTAAATTTAAACGCTTGTGCGTCAACTAAATATGGACGGATAGGATAGAACCTACCAGCCATGGCAATGAGAAAGAGAATTGAAACGGAACTGTCCGACGTATGCAGCCATGAGAATTCAGATCACGTACATCAGCGGCAGCAGAGCCACTGACTCTCCCTCTCCAGCGGATAGGAGAAGACCTGCCACTGCCAGCAGAGGTAGCTGTGCCTCTCCCTCGGTCCCTCCCCTGGCTGCCAATTGTGCACCCACGTAGCAAGCCATGGCAATGAGTGGTGTCCCCGGGGTCGACAAGCTCGGTTCCTCGATGAAGATGCATTGAGGAAAAAGGACTATATTGCGATCTCGTTTTACTTTTTGGTTTTCTTCTTGTAAAAGTCTTGGACCATggtgtaattttcttttctttccatgTCATGTTGCATGTTGGATACGATCAATGGTTAAGTACCTAAGCGGTTATGGGTCCTTCTAGGCGCTCTctgttcaaaacaaaaaaaagttgcATGTCCACGATTTTTGGAGTAATATGTGCATTTTTTAAACATGTGTCAATAGGAAATGTTACCCCCTCCAACCCATAATAAGTGTTatgattttagttcaaatttaaaataataCCATGCCATTTATTATGAATTAAAGGAAATACTTGCTTGGGTTGGTTCCGCCAGGACTGCATTGCTTTCGAGTGAGCTGCGAGAGGCAAAGTTATTGATGTATAAGAATGGGATCGTTTCGGTAGTTGAGCAACACTACAATTTAAAGCTATTGAAATCATGATACTCTTGCAAGAGATTAAAAGACAAGTTCTAAGAAAAGCTCTAGTTGAATCTACATACAATTTATAATTTTTTCACCTAAGGTTGATAGTGGTGTACTCTAGAAGTCTCGGCCAAGTAATTTGCTACTCCCTCTTGTTTAAAATAATTTCttaaaaatagatgtatctacaaacggagggagtagattatTTTTGTCTCTGCCAAATTTTGTAGATATTTAAGCATATTATAGAAAATCTGGATACAAAAACACATAATGAGATGATACCGGATTGCTTAGATTTCTAGTTGAAATTCATTGCAACATGAGTTTTCTTAAacatctcaaattaaataaaaaaacttCTTGTGACAACACATACTTTTACTTTATAAATATTTTTGTAATGAATAATAATGGAACGGTGTGACAAATATGTACCTGGTTTAATATACCTTAGTGTATATACATTGTTAATTCTACGGATTTACTTGGAAAACAATATTCAAGATAGTACTTTGAATGATGCATGTCAACAAAACAACATAGCTGTAACGAACAATAATGTTACGAAAAATAATAAAGTTTAG from Lolium rigidum isolate FL_2022 chromosome 4, APGP_CSIRO_Lrig_0.1, whole genome shotgun sequence encodes the following:
- the LOC124648232 gene encoding probable isoprenylcysteine alpha-carbonyl methylesterase ICME; the encoded protein is MQQQPVTPVSGRAGAQPEPFTPRGTPRLRRRNSSASAPSTPGARRRPTTFREDVGHAAAETYLVTRLAFILLRSLGVGYRWISQLAALLIYAVLLMPGFIRVGYYYFFSSQVLRSVVYGDQPRNRLDLYIPRDRSKANPVVAFVTGGAWIIGYKAWGALLGRRLAERGIIVACIDYRNFPQGTISDMVSDATEGIAFICDSVASYGGDPNQIYLMGQSAGAHISACALLEQAVKESKGEEISWSVTQIKAYFGLSGGYNMENLVDHFHERGLYRSIFLSIMEGRRSLSHFSPEIVTKKLNPEAIALLPQFVLFHGTGDYSIPYSASEAYVDALKKAGAKAKLQLYKGKTHTDVFVQDPLRGGKDPLVEDVVSIIHADNPNACEKYDSSPIPERLVSEWQIQLARQISPF